In Topomyia yanbarensis strain Yona2022 chromosome 2, ASM3024719v1, whole genome shotgun sequence, one DNA window encodes the following:
- the LOC131680027 gene encoding uncharacterized protein LOC131680027 — translation MPATTTTNSVVSNLVTMDELHNSMERFWEIEEDKSTPNYSPDETKCEEHFLKWTSRDKTGRYMVRLPRTDSAIKLSDNEKTALHRFFLLEKRLARDPKLDNRYKEFMKECIHLGHMTPISERQKGTSGYYLPHHPVVREDSATTKVRVVFDASCKSQSGISLNDTLLVQLSKKTCVRLS, via the coding sequence ATGCCAGCAACTACGACGACCAATTCCGTAGTATCGAATCTGGTTACGATGGATGAACTTCACAATAGCATGGAACGCTTCTGGGAGATTGAAGAGGACAAGTCCACGCCCAACTATTCTCCGGATGAGACGAAATGCGAGGAGCACTTTTTGAAATGGACATCCCGAGACAAAACGGGTCGATATATGGTTCGACTCCCCCGTACTGATTCAGCGATTAAATTGAGCGATAACGAGAAGACTGCTTTGCATCGTTTCTTTCTTTTAGAAAAACGCCTGGCGCGTGACCCCAAATTGGATAATCGGTACAAAGAATTCATGAAGGAGTGTATCCATTTAGGTCATATGACACCCATTTCGGAGAGACAGAAAGGGACGAGTGGATATTATTTGCCACACCATCCAGTCGTTCGGGAGGACAGTGCGACGACCAAGGTGAGGGTCGTCTTTGATGCGTCGTGTAAAAGTCAAAGCGGAATCTCGTTGAATGACACTCTTTTAGTCCAGTTATCCAAGAAGACTTGCGTTCGATTATCGTAA